The region TGCATCCAAGGCGGGCCGGACGGTAGGGCAGAACAACGCGGCTTCGTCGCACGGGTGCTCAAACCCCTCAGCATAGGCGCCGGGAGATGCTGCGATGCTCATCTGATGCTGTGTGAGGAGATGAAGCACGTCGGGGAAGAAGCTGGAAGCCTGCTCCCACTCCCGTACCCCAGGAATTGACAACCCCCACAGCGACTCGTCGCCCAGGCTGCGGTGAAACACCATCAAGAGCCAGTGGGTAAATCATCAGCGTGATGAGGAGCGTTATTGGCCATGTGACGCAACCAATGGATGAACATGTGCGGAAGCGCTCTTGACATGGTCGCAATACATACGTCTACACACGAGGGCGGCCAAGACTAGGCCTATCGGATGGTTAGGGAATGGTGAAAGACGGTGGATGCATCCGTCTCCCTGTCCCGGTGTCTCCGCCAGGCAGAGGCGTCTGGTGAGGGGCGTCGTCAGGGGAGGAGACACGGATGCAAATCACAGGTACGAGGAGTTAATGGAAGGATCAGACTCCATAGGAAGGAGCGCCCGAAAGCGATGGCAGTGGCAGAGTGAGAGCACAAACAAACCCCAGATATGGTGACGTCTCCCCATACAAAGCCCAGCTGTCACTGTGCCCTTATCTCTCTCCCCAGCTTCGCTACCCACATAGCCACACGCCCATTTGCACGACGGCCGTCGGCAGCCAACGTTGCAGGTTGCACCATCTGACTTGGGTGCCTCACTCTGCGTATAGATGCCCCATTGCTATAAGTGGTGTTTGGGGGCCCCGGTCGGCTGCTGATACACGCTGTACACTCCACAGCCTCACGTAGCCACCTGCAACCTCACGCTTCCCAGCGAGTTCGCTCGCCGACACTCACCGCTGCAAAATTTCAGCTGCAGAATTCTCACGACTGCAAATTACGTCGTGCGCTCAACCAACGACTACTGCTCCACACGACTGAACCATCTAAAACCAGAGCCCGCCCCCAAGGGCAAGTTCCGCTTCCACTCCAGTCCACATCATCCACATCCACACGCCCCCAAGGTGATCGCCCAAAAGGACTGCGACGCGCAAAAGTCTCGCTCCAGCGACTCCCTGCACCCGCTGCACGCCTGCACGCCTGCTCTCCGCAAGTCATCACCCAGGTGCGCAGGGGCCCGCATTTCTTGATACGTCTCCACGACTCGCGCCCCCGAAGGTAGCCAAGCCGCATTGGCGCACCGCGTTTCTTTCTGCGCGAGCTCCGGCATATCCTCGCCCGCCTCAGCACAGACAGCCCTGACGGCCATCAGTCGACCCCCACACGCCCGCCTAGTTGATCCATACATATATCCGAGCCCCCATCATCCCCCTTCCCCCAACTTTCACTCTCGGTCACATGCAATCCAACTCTGCCTCGACAGGTTTCGCCAACCTGCTTAATCCCGACACATCTTCTCAACAAGCCTTCCAGCCTACTTCAGCACCAAACTCTTCCATGGCCACTGCCGCCGTCAGCCTTATGGCGCCTCTACTGCAAAACGCCTCGCAGCAGGAGGAGCCGCGACAGGATCTCCCCAGGCCCTACAAGTGCCCTCTCTGCGACAAGGCCTTTCACCGTCTGGAGCACCAGACTCGCCATATCCGCACCCACACTGGAGAGAAGCCCCATGCCTGCACTTTCCCCGGCTGCACAAAACGTTTTTCTCGCTCAGACGAACTCACCCGGTATGTCGCACCACTGCCCACATGCCACCTTGTCCAATGCTAACACTTCACAGACACTCGAGGATACACAACAACCCCAACTCACGGCGGGGCAAGGGCCAGTCACACGCTGCTGCCCACCAGGCTGCTGTTGCTGCCGTCCAAGCTGGCCTCATGGAGCCCGGAGGTGGCCTTAGCCACATGATGCCTCCTCCGTCAAAGCCAATTTCACGTAGCGCCCCAGGCTCGCAACTTGGCTCTCCCAACGTTTCGCCTCCCCACTCGTTCTCAAACTACTCTCCGAGCATGGGCAACGATTTGGCTGCCTACCACACGGGCGGCTTCAATAGCAACAGCAACAGTCCCAACGGCCTATCTCGCCCCATGGACTTGCTTGCAGACGCAGCGTCAAGACTAGAGCAGCGCCCGGGCCACTTCTCCCACTCAAGTAGACATCACATTACGAGCGGCTACCACCCGTACGCTAGTCGTCTGCCCGGTCTTTCCCAGTATGCCTACTCGTCGCAGCCAATGTCAAGGTCTCACTCGCACGAGGACGACGACCCTTACACACACCGAATGACGAAAAAGTCAAGACCGGGCTCGCCGAACTCGACTGCCCCGCCATCGCCCACGTTTTCCCACGATTCTTGCAGCCCCACGCCTGACCACACTCCCCTTGCAACCCCCGCACACTCACCAAGATTACGCCCGCATGGCTTCAATGACCTCCAGCTACCCCATTTGCGTCATCTGAGCCTCAACCAAAATTTTGTGCCTGCACTCGCGCCAATGGAGCCGTCGACAGAACGGGAACAACCCTACGTGCCTAGCCAGTCATCTGGCCTGCGCATCGGTGATATCATCTCGAAACCCGAGGGTGCCCAACGCAAATTGCCGGTTCCGCAAGTCCCCAAGGTGGCCGTACAAGACCTCCTGAACGGCCCTAGCAACAGCGGCTTCTCGTCCGGCAACTCATCGACGACGGCCTCCATGGTCGGCGAAGATCTCTCGCACCGCAACTAGTTCGACACCCTACTCCACCAGCATTGCATCGGCGTTTTGTTTTGTCAGCATTTTCGCATTTCGTCATTCTCCACGTTAGCGAGCGATGAGTTTAGACACGGACACATGTACGAGGGTGGGTGTCTTCGGCATATCACGATTTCATTATTACACGGCTTGCCCCCCACCACAGATAGACTTCTTTCCTTATACCTGTTTTGTCGGATCCAATACCCCGCGAAGCCGCATCTGGCAAATCGCAATCTTGTATATGTTCCACTTGTCCTTGATCATCAGGCCCGGACTGTTGCGAGGGAAGCGCCAGCTTATCTGCAGTTGAGCGTTGATTAGACAGCTTTCCCTCTGCTTAGCGCTTAATTGAAACCCCAATCCACACTTACTTGAGTCACACGTGTCGTTGAGTTTGCAATTACGAGATGGTTATGCTATGGATAGAGAAATTGTTGGCATGCGTGACGTGATTTGGTACCCCGGTCGTGCAAGCAACGAGAATCATTCGCAGGGAACCAGGTATAGGCGCATATGCGATCCCAAGCCCCTGGGAACTCTCGGCCTATTCTTCGTCTCCATACTATCAACCACTGCACTTTGTCTCTCTTCCCCGCAGATAAGTTTTGCTTGGTAGACCAACAAAAATGTTTACGAGACGCATCATTCGACCATGACACAAGCATGATTAGTCCTTGTCCGCATTCCGCTGTCTGGTACCACGCACACTTTGGCTGCGGGGGGTGTCCGTCTCACCTTCAAAGCGAAGATGCGGTGAGAGGGATAGTGAATCCACCCACACACAACACACACACGGCCATCACGACGACATGTCTCGGTGAATCACGTCTTGTGTGACCACACCTGGGCAGCTGGCCTGCTATTCCTGTCTCATTGCACATTGCGTACGATAAGCCCCCGCCAGCCCATCCAGCACACCAAGCGGCACCAGCGCTAGCCAAACGATGACACAAGGGCCCTGAGTTGCAATTTTGCGGAGAGGGCGGAACAAGGAAGGAGTCAGAGTGTGGAGAAAGTGGCACACGCAGCAAACAGTGGCGCTGCTTTTTGCTTTGGTGGTTACAGTTCCGAAACCGGATGGGGCAGTACATTTAACTGGGTGGATGGAACGACGTTTCCAATTTCCGAGCGCCTCTGGCTGAGCGCTATCCATGGATCCTTGCTGAGAAGTTGCTTATCTCTTTGTCCTCACCCCCCCTTTCCCCCCCTCATTGCATTCGCCATGTCCGCCGGGAGCCGACGGTCCTCTTTGCTACACGACGCGATTCGATGACTTGGCCGATACGCCACAGCGACTGGCCAGTTTGCTTTTTGTCGGGCTTGCAAGCGCGAAACTGGCTACAACCTACCCATCGCTTGTTTCTCAAATTTCTCCCGCCGGCTGTATTGGCAGGATGATCTTGGGTGCTGCTGGGCATGCACCCCGGACTGGAGCGCAGCAGTGCAACTTACTACTCCACAACGCGTAACCCGTGTTATGACGATCTCAACTTTCTGCATGTGCGAATCGGCAGGTCTGGCGGCATCGTCTCCGCGCtgcctacctaggtactATGTGAAGCGCTAGGTATTTGCGGCGTTTGATCACTGTCGGCCCGGCAGGCGCGAAGCGAACGCACGCAAATACCGACGTATTTTGTATACGATGTACATCATCATGTTTTGTGATGTAGCTACATGTGAGCGGCCGAACGGTAATACCGAAACACGATAAGCCCTTGCGCTGCAATCAAAGGCGGTTTGCATCGTCTCAGCATATCTAGTATTATTCCTTGTTGCCATGACTGACTGGCTGCTCATGCGGGCACAAAGAAAGTTCTCGCCGGTACTCAACGCCAATCTGCTCACGTACCTGAGCATCGTGgccccccccccccctcTAGACGTCCGTCTAGTGCCCACTTGGCAGATCCTGCCCCTCATTTGGGTCATCCGAAAGTGCAGAGATAACGCATAGCAAAGAGAATATGCCTATCTCCGTCCCCACCACAGTGTCTCAGCTGACGGAGCATCTCAAGTCAGCCGTGCAACTACGACGCCAACTTAGTCTTTCAGACCACCCCACGCCAACATGACCTGCGGAGTAAAGACTAATTCTTACCAAGCCATTCCGCCCCTTGCTTGCTGACTCGGCATCCCCGTACAGCAAAGGGCGTCTAGCGAGCTTCTAGAGCCGCGCATCCAGGCCGCGAATCCATCCTTTGTACCAAAATTGCTTGCTTGTGGGGTCTCCACTCTCCACACTTGGGGCGAGCGGACCTGCCTGACAAGGAAATGGCGGCGGATGAGGCTGTCGCCGGCGAGTCAAGTAGTCAAACCAAGGCGGATCTGTCGCCAAAAGCGCTCGCGTCGAGGGCTCAAAGTATTGCCGGAAAAAATGCACCAGTCAGGGTCGTGGACGGCGCATCGTGGTCCAATCACGTTGGCGCGTGTGCTTCCTCATCAGGCAGAGGTGCCGCCTATCGTGATAACATCTAGCATAGTCGTATGCTTCATCAGACCCTACCAAGCACTATATCGCAACTTGCATACTCTCGGATCCGACGCGGCTGAAAGGGACATTTCGATGAATGCACAGACCGTGCTCTCCATCTAATTTACGCAGTTCACGCAGGGGAAGTTGGATTCAACGCCTATATGGAGCAGACTTGATCCGTTCTTGCATCGGGTCAGCCACCAGATCGAATGTTCGTCGTATGTTCTTCTGCACGGCAGTCATCCTTGAGACTATTTCTCCGCTATCATAATATCCAACATATACTTTTCAAAGTACTTGTTGAGTTGCACCGCATACGAGCCCGCAGGATCTGGTACAACAGACATCATTCCATCCCAATCCAATACGGCCTGCCCGTCCGTCCGTCCGTACCGGGCTGGTGGTTTCCTTTGCCCAAGCGACGGTCGACCAGGTCCACGCCTCAATCTATTTCGCAGATCAAGTCGTGTCTAGACGGCAATATAAGAGATGCTTGTCAGGGCCCTGCGCAAGGGCGCTGCAACGATGCTTTGCAGCTTTGACCGTTAGTTCACAAGCGGTCCAACGGTCTTTTCACATGCCAAAAAAAGGAACTGAGAACACTCTTCCCGCGATGAGAGACGAGAGTCAGGGCCTTTTCCCATCACCGGCACGGCTCTATTCTCGCTTGGACGATATCTGGTCTGCTGCCACTGGCTAAACTCCAAATTTGGTAATCCGCCCCAGCACCTAATTCTACCGAAAACCAAGCCGCGCTGCAAGGAACGCGACACTGGTGTGCATTGTGTGTATCAGCAATCGCAAGTTTCTAGTAAAGTTACGATCGCAACGACTCGACGATGACGCAGTTGACAAGCCATCTAACGGCTTTTCACATGGCCACAAGCTTGGTGTCCAAATACCTTGTTTTGACAGCTGTCCTCTTGATCCAGCCCGGTCTAGTCCAGCTTATGCGCGTCAACATGGCGCAAGATAGATTTTCACTTGGGCAATGTCAAGCGACCGCGCATTGCAGCTATGAAAAAGCTACATTACCTTCGGAGCCGACCGAGTCATGCTCTCCAGACGCTTATCTGCACTATCTTCCGCCGCATAAACGCGCAACGATACGTATACTTTTAATTTCGACCGGTTATTCATCCGTACAAGGCTGTAGATACGCGACAGACAGTCTGTTTTATCTGTCTGAAGTGGAGCATAGAGCACGTCGATTAAATTGATGTCTTGGCCTGCTTACGGGCGGCTAACCTTGCAACAGGCTCCCCACGCTACGAGATTATGTTAATGAAGGGACCTCAGAGAAGATATATCCTGGTATTACTGTACCAAGGTATTTTTGGCATGGCATATGCCTGTTAGTGATCCGACCGTCTCCGGCGGGGTACGGTGATACCTTAATACAATGACGCTCTGTGACATGTCAACGCGATACTAGATGCTAATATACGCCGACTTGACGTAGCCAACGAGAAACCACCAAGAAGGCGCAAAGGGCTACGGATATTACATGTTTTTGTTGAGAAGACCCGTGTACCTTGGATGCACGTCAGAAGGTAATCATCCATCTTACTGTATACACCTCGGACCTCGAACCACCGGTCAAGCAAAGCCAAACGCACGGCTCAAACCCAGCACCAACAGCATCAGCAACCGACAAGCCATCCGGCATGTGAAACTCGCAAAAAGAGCAATAACCGTCCACCAATTGCCGCATACAACCCCCACGAAAAGTACCACAAGTCATGTCACTCCAGGCCCAGGCCCAAGCCCATGGTCCAAATCAAGCAACACATCCTCCACACACCAACACCGCCAAAGCAACAGCCACTTTATTTCCCCAGacgcacacacacacactaCTTACAGAAAAAACATTCCTAGCCGCTGAGCCGCAAACCCAGGACGGGCATCGCTCGCGCATTGATCCCCCCTTTTCCCTTTTCCCTTTTCTTGTTCTGCCGCACTACTACGCTCCTGCGGTATCTCGGCCCGGCATAACAAACAACGAAAGACACGAGGGCTCGCCGCCACACCCACCCGGACACAAGACAAGGCCGAGCCGACCGGATGAAGTCGTGCCTAGGCGTATTGCCGTTTGGCGGCTTTTTTATGTTGACTTGGCCCGAGGTACGTACTCTGCCGGTACAAACGAGATACGAGGTACCCTTAACCTACCGGTAGGTAAAACTTAAGATTTCGTTCCCGTACTGCCGTGTGTTCTGCTCCCAGTCATTTTCACATGTTAATGTTCCGGCACACGAATATACGTGTGTATAGTACATACGGTTTTAGTTACCGGAGTAGTAGTGCGTGCGGGGATTACGTCTGGCTTTCATTCGACACGTGATACGTATGGGATACGACAGCGACGACAGTAAGCGGTAGTCACATGACATGTCATCATCCAGCAGCTAGCTCATCCTTCGTATTCCGCTCGTTTTTCTCCTTAGCTA is a window of Pyrenophora tritici-repentis strain M4 chromosome 2, whole genome shotgun sequence DNA encoding:
- a CDS encoding Zn-finger protein; its protein translation is MQSNSASTGFANLLNPDTSSQQAFQPTSAPNSSMATAAVSLMAPLLQNASQQEEPRQDLPRPYKCPLCDKAFHRLEHQTRHIRTHTGEKPHACTFPGCTKRFSRSDELTRHSRIHNNPNSRRGKGQSHAAAHQAAVAAVQAGLMEPGGGLSHMMPPPSKPISRSAPGSQLGSPNVSPPHSFSNYSPSMGNDLAAYHTGGFNSNSNSPNGLSRPMDLLADAASRLEQRPGHFSHSSRHHITSGYHPYASRLPGLSQYAYSSQPMSRSHSHEDDDPYTHRMTKKSRPGSPNSTAPPSPTFSHDSCSPTPDHTPLATPAHSPRLRPHGFNDLQLPHLRHLSLNQNFVPALAPMEPSTEREQPYVPSQSSGLRIGDIISKPEGAQRKLPVPQVPKVAVQDLLNGPSNSGFSSGNSSTTASMVGEDLSHRN